The DNA window ACCGAATCTGCGAGAGCACTTGAACCAAAAAAACCTAATCTTTGCCAACAACTCAGtccaaagcaagaggatccaatccaattgcgaATAGATGAGTTGTAGGATAAGTTCAGAAGGTATCAAGTGGGGGAGCTAGGAAAACAATTTGGATATGACTCAGACGAGGAACTCGAGCCATACCATCCAGATTTCATGAATACTCCTTTTCCCTAGGGATTTAAAAACCCTCACGTCTCGTTGTATGATGGGACCACCGATCCGGTCTCGCATTTGAATAACTTCAATACTATAATGCGAGCTAGTAACGTTACAAACAATTTACGTTGTATTTTGTTTCCCACCTCACAAGTTGGAGCAGCAAGCAGCTGGTTCAATAAATTTACTCATCATTCCATTACTTCTTGGGAACAGTTTTCCAAGGACTTCAAAAAGCAGTTCCAGGCCGCAAGGGATAGGCGACTCAAAGCGTCCTCACTCACCAACATAAGGCAACAGCCTAGCGAGATGTTTAAGGCTTACTTAAGTCATTTTAGCACGGGTGCTGCAAGAGTAAGAAATTTGGATGATAGTACGCAACTTACTGCCCTTCAGGCAGGGATCACTACTGATCTCTCCACCACTGGGGGTAAATTGTGGGACGACTTACAGGGTCGTCCAGTGAAGAACATCACCGAGTTCAACGAGAGGGCTCAGGTGTTTGTTCGAAAGGAAGAAGCTTGAAAAGAGATGAACTTGTTAAAAACTAGCTCGGGAGGCAAACCCAGCACTGTTTTAACATGTACTGTCTCGACTAAAGCTGATAACTCAGGGGCCTCTAGCTCAAAGAGGAAAGATGACTCTAAGGGGTCATACAAAGACaagaagaaacaaaagaagcacGACAAGTACGTGCCAATTTAtactatttataccgagcttaatgaaactcagGAATATATTTACCTCGCGCATGAGCACAAGGTTGCCTTCAGTAAACATGAGCCCATGAGGCACGCGAGGCATAAAAGACATCCGACCAGATACTGCAAGTTTCATAAAGACATTGGGCACACAACAGACGAGCGTCGTCAGTTTaaagatgagatagaaagtCTCATTGCGCGAGGCCACTTCAAGTAATATGTGAGGAGACATGGCAATGGACATAACCAGCCCAATCTGCCCAATAACCCAAGCAACCAGGGATTACAACCTCCTTGGTTGAAGGAGAGGATATTCTGGTTATCTCAGGAGGGCCGCATATTGCAAGAGAGAGCAACAATGCCCAAAAGAGGTACGTGAAGGAAATAAAAAAACGAGCAGTCAGTATTTGCTCCAGAACCTTCCAAGAAGGTAAAAACTGAAGAACCTCCAATTATATTTTCGGAGGAAGATGAGAAGAACGTGAGGTACCCTCACGTCAATCCATTGGTGATTACTATCCAACTAGCCAATAAAAGGATAAAGAGGGTGTTGATAGATAATGGGAGTTCAATGAACAACCTTTATATGGAAACAATGAAGAAGATGGAGCTCGAAAAGGCCAAATTGAGGCCTTGCATGGTAAATCTATGCAGATTCACTGGCGACAGTATCGCTAGTCAAGGTATAATCGAGCTCGCATTAACCTTGGGTGAGGCACCTCTATCCTCCACAATTACGCAAGACTTTCTAGTTGTTAGCCTACCATCCGCTTACAATATATTACTGGGTCATCCAGCATTGATCGGACTAGGGGCAGCTAGTTCGATCAAGCACTTATCCCTCAAGTTTCAAACACCGGAGGGTATGGGTGTAGTGCGAGGCAATCCCCAAAATTTGGCTATCATTTTGgaggaggacacgtgtcaaatTTGGAAGAATATGAATCTAGGAATGGAACGGTAAGTATATTTGAAaatagaataactcattaatgcGGAATTGACAGAGTATATTTACAACTTGCTGACTGGAAGATCTTATGCAAGATAAAGATATGCCAACTGTCGATTCGTAcattaacgagaaaccatacAAATTCAGATGTACAAAGCAAGGGATAAATCTCACTATGCATTAGGAGACGAGACATGGTGACTGGTAAGACACTTAGTGTATAATACACCTTATTCAAACTAAGTATAATAGTCGGGTAAATCCAAACAACTAATAGCGAGGCACCCATCTCGCTATAGGAAGGCACACTCATGGTACCTTCATTAATCAGCTCCAGACACCTTTAAATGGGGATCACACCTCCGTCGAGTCAGCTCTTTCAGATAGAAGTTGACATACAAATGATGTTGACTGCTGAAGTCCACCTTGTGGCCAAGAACTGCTATTTTTAGATAGAGCACTATGTCTTCAAGCGCAGGAACGACGAGGCTTACATCATTAACTCTGGAAAGATATGGGAAAAGTTCCAGCTCGCTACCAAGGTTATTGTTACCGTGTTCCCACCGAGATATCCCAGAACGTTATGGTTTACAACATATTCAATACACGTTTACTTTGACCCGGTAAAAGCGGACCTATCACAGTTGTgtgatttttaaatattaactacATTTATTTTACGTGGTATGTAATCAAACCTCACGATTTCAGGAGATAATTATTGTAAGATATCAGTCAACTatgtaattaactgccttactatgtaattataaatagaggcaaGTTACACTgaaaaagggacgaaaaaatCATGTAAAAAAAGGGCTTGAGAATTGtatcagaaatctaataagatgGACTCGtagactatgcagaattttaactgtaaAACCACGTAAAACCTTTGTGTTCGTATCTTAATGTTGCTGCTTTTATTTTCTGTGCAAATCTATCACTATTTAGGCTCAAAtatagttaacgaaaatctgcattaacattttaatcatttttattttacataaaataaagggatattggcggctaaaccacctgaactttacggtttgtaacacttaaccacaaaaaccgaatttttggcggctaaactacctaaaccctggttccgttttgctctgcacacctccgtccaaaaatcacagttaagtgccatgtacacacttgtacacatgtcaattttttagtggtccacgtaatattaattttaaaaaataattataaatattaaaaaaaaaattttaaaaaaattaaaaatattttttttacttttttttctttttccttttcttttctttttttttttccttttttttttcttcttctttcttcttatttttctacAGAACTCTGTTGATCACATCACCTTCTTCGATGCTCCATTGATCTTAGCCATTCCCACCATTCTCAATCTGTAGAACCACACATAACATCATATAAAGCTATAATCACCCACCATCTTCACCACAGCTACTACCTCCATCACCATTGTCACCACCCATCACCATAACCTATATCTCAAATCCAAATCTAACACCaaaaaatagaaatcaatatcTCAATTTGTTAtaacacaaaacaaaataaaactaaaaaaataatctcTGTATCAAATCCaatttgccacaaaaaaaaaaaaaaacccaaattaatatctcaaaaaaataaataaataaatagaaaaaaagaagagatcTAAACTGCCTAAAACCCCATCCTTGGATCCACGAACAGACCACCATCGGCCGTCATTGGCCTAGGCGAAGACCCCGTCAACTTCCCCATGGTTCCCTAAGTCCCAGAAATCTCCAAGCCCGAGAACGCCGTCAATAAAGGTCGTCCTCCACCCAGAACAAACGACTTTCCCATCTCGATGGTCTCTCTCTCCATTAGTCCTTCTCTCCAAATCTGAATAATCACTGGTTCGCACACAGAGAAGCAGGGAAAGAGGGTGATAAAATCGTGTCCTGTGTTGATTTTGCAAGAAGAGGAAGGGATgaagaaaggaagaagaagaaggagtggGTGGGTGTGGGTGTGGGTTCTGCTAGAGGAGGAAGAAaagtgtaaataaaaaaaataaaaaaataaaaaaaaagaagaaaaaaacgaaaaaaaaaatagaaaaaagaaaaaagaaaaaaaaaagtaataaaaaaagattttatttttttctgatttttttaaatatttataattattttttaaaactaatattacgtggaccactaaaaatttgtcacgtgtacaagtgtgtacacgtggacagtctaCCGTGGCACTTAagtgtgatttttggacggaggtgtgcagagcaaaacggaacaagggtttaggtagtttagccgccaaaaattcgatttttgtggttaagtgttacaaaccgtaaagttcaggtggtttagccgccaatatccctaaaataaatatatctatactagatttttttttaattttttttcttctaattcatattcttaaaaatatacgtattaaacaaagataaattatattttaattagtataataaaaaaaatatatatgaaattttaataaaaaaatcatacatgatttaaaaatatatatataaataaaagggtaaatattattttggaccccgtgttttacaaaagttacagattagattctctattttgttaaatgacaaaataaactctgtatttttcaaaatggtataaATAGAACCCTAAACTAATTTtgtcaaaattaaatttaataataatccaacCTGAATGTGGGATGACAAAACTGGTTAAATTTTCTACATATGTTCGTACTAGGAATTGTCTTCaaattggttatattaaaaaaaaaattgtcaaaaattacgctcagagtcctatttgtacaattttaataaatacagttaattttgtcatttaataaaacgaAAATCCAATTTATAGCTTTTGCGAAATACAgaatcaaaaataatatttattcaaaataaaattaaaataagtattgaaattaacacaaaataatgtgaattttttaaaaaaaattatattaagagtcatttttaaaaattattttaaacttaattttttaaaaaatattagaatatactTATCATTTtgtggggtgtaaataaaatttctctaacaaaaatagcataaaagtaaatataaaaaataatgcatTGATGTAAATTTTGCATTGACCatattgtaatttaaatttagaaCTTTTAGCACAATATTGGTGCAAGTATTTTACAGGATAAGCTATAATTTAATGCTCTAATATATCATTGAGTACAGAAACAAAATCAGATTACATCTTTTTAACAAAAAGCCATATTATATCAGTAAGAAAATAGGCTGCAACCAAATCACAGACTCACAATAGCAATAGTCTGACCTAAAACAATTATCAGAAAACAGTCAAACATGTTTAAATGTACttcaaatatcaaaaaaaaaaacctatatgTACTGTAGATCCAGTATCAGAAAGAAGAAAGATGAGAAAAATGGTCATATCATGCTTTCTTCTTTTTGGATTTGAGTATCACTAATCCAATGAATATGGATAAGAAGCAGAGGAGCACTACACCAGCAAACACAGGAAACAATATGGCATATTCTTGAGGTAAGAAGTACTGTTGTATAAAATGGTCACTGTCTACAAATGGCTGCAGTATAAAACACATAGGCAATAGTCAAGACTCAAGTCAAGAGCAAGTTAATGATACATGTACATCAAAGAAAAACTGACCAGGATGATGACCCAAAATGTGTAATAAGTGAATATAGAGAGACTGATTAACGATAACAAGGCTCCAACAGCCTTATCTGCCAATTCCATTCTGATATTCTCAACTGCCTGTAATAAAAATCGGATTGATAAGCATTGATATGAGTGCCAATTACAAATGAACATGAATAGCAAACACTCAACAGCCCGGCCATTAGTTGTCCAATATTAAGATTCTAAAGGTTCTGGTATTAGATTGTGCCTCTCCTTCGAAGCATAAAACAACCTTACTTGATAAAGTTGATTCAATTTTGATGTAATTGCAAAACATttcatacttaaaaattcatttGAAATATAAAAACTCATTTGTTTATATAGACAGGCACACAAACGCTAACAAGGATCagttttactaaaaataaatttcacaaTCTCTTTCCAGCATTGATAAGTAGTTTGTCGTTACTCAATGGAAAGCTGATCAACTGAATTATATGAACAATATAAAgaaatcatatacaatattgTAACTATGTTATCATAAAATGTGAATGGATTGTATACATAGAAtagcatatatttatataaaaagtttagaaagactaaataggaaactactaatacaaatagaaaattacaaaatacaaTTTACTCTAACTTTTACAATTATTATACAACTAATATTCTAACACTCCCTTCAAGTTGGAGCATAAATGTTAATCATGACTagcttgttacaaagataatcaATCCGCACTCTAAAGAAagcctttgtaaaaatatctcctaaTTGTTCTCCGGTCTTCATATATCCTATGTAGATCATgtcttgttgaattttctcacgaacaaaatgaTAATCAATCTCATTACGCTAAGTTCGTTCGTGGAACATAGGATTTCAGGCAATATGAAGAGCAACTTGATTATAACACCTCAATTTTGCTGAAATAAAAGTCTTAAACCTGAATTCAATCAAAAGCGGTTAAATCCATATTATCTCACACACAAACTGTGTCATAGCTCTATATTCTGATTCAACACTGGATCTAAACACAACATTTAGTTTCTTACTTTTCCAAAAGAGATCAGACTGccccaacaaatacacaatatcctgaAGTGGATCGTCTATCTATCTTGAAGCTTGTCCAATCTACATCAGAGAAACACTCAATTTGGGTATGTCCATGATTGGTGCTCCTTTCAAGTAACATATAATTTGTTCTAATGCTGCCTAATGATAAATTGTTGGAGAAGACATAAACTGACTAACGACACTATCTAGGAATGCAATATCTAGCCAAACCACagttaaataattcaactttccaacCAATTTGCGATATTTCTCAAGATCTTCAAATGGTTCCCCATCACATGTAAGATGCACAACTAGATTCATTGGATCATTACAAGGGGTTTTGCTCCCGATTTTCCTGTCTCAGTTAACAAATCAAGTACATAGTACCTTTGAGAcaaaaaaatatcttgtttactCCAAGTAACTTCAACACACAAGAAATAGTTGAGCAAACCTAAATCTTTTGTGTGAAATTAGGTATGAATGAAAGACTTGAGGGATAAGATGCATTCAGTATAATTTCCAATAATAACGATTTCAACATACTACTAACAAAATGATACCGGCAGTTGATCTTTTATAGAACACAAAATGATCTtacttacttttcaacaaaccaaaTTTCTCAACAGTctgactaaatttaccaaaccaagcacgaggATATTAGTTCAATCCATGTAAAGATTTGCGAAGACAACAAACTTGCCCTAACTCCCCTTGAGCAACAAACCCAAAAGGTTGCTCCATATACacttcttcctcaagatctccataaaaaaaacatttttaatATCAAACTGATGCAAAGGTCAATGATGAGTAACTGTCATGGAAATGAACAGTCGAACAAATGTGAGTTTAGCAACAGGAGAAGAAGTATCACAATAGTCCACTCCATAGGTTTGAGCATAACCTTTGGCAACAAGGCAGACCTTTAAGTGAGCAATTGTTCTATCTTGATTGAATTTAACTGTAAACACCCAATTGCATGACCCATTTTCCTAAAAGTAAATTAACAAGTCCCAAGTACTATTTGCAACTAAAGTATTAatctcttctatcattgcaGCAAGCTAACCAAGATGAGACATTACTTCATGAAGTAATAAAAGAgtaagaagaagaggagagatgattataagaaacaaaagaagaaaTATGATATATACATTGGCGTTTACCTTTACATAGTGCAATGGAAAGATCATCTTTGAGTTCCGAATCTAATGATGAAAATGCAGGTGCATGACACGAaacaggaggtggaggaggtGGACGCCTGGTGTACACTATAGGACATTTTTTGTCATTTGGTACAAGGGTCCTTATGAATACAAGAGGTGGACTTTATCCTAGTTGAATTTTGCAAGAGGAAATCAGCGTCCGGTTATATGACGTTAACGACAATGCTTTTTGGAGGCACCCCAGGTATGTTCTCTTCTTTAGTCTTTAGTGTCACATTGGAGACAATGTGTCAGTTAAGTTTGGGAGTGAACTTAAAAATTTTTAGTTTtcattttagttattttttgtgttgtttgtgTGTTATGAGTCAATGTTCTAAATGTGAGTCAATTTGAAAGTTAAGTGTATATTAtggttttgaaaattctatttatttttcgaaaaatccgTGTGCTTGGTGAGATTACATTcttgattaattttaattttgtgctTTAAAAAAACATAGAATCATAAAAGGTAAATTTTTAGCAATTGAATTGGTTTATGTATGCTAAAGGTGAAATGTGGAAAGTTGTTTAtaaaattctagaacttgcttgctatttgagaCGAAATAATAAATGATGCATGgttaggaaagtgatttaggcattcTTTGGATCGATTAAGTCTTTCAAACCatccttgtaatttttatctTAGTTACCATTTTTTGAGTTTTAACTTGATTCTTTGTTTCTATACATTTTGAGCCAAAACAACATAAAACCATTATTATCCAAAGTTGACCCTAATTATACTATAAATGGATCTTAAGTTTGGGAAAACTTTAATGGaaagttttatatatatgtgtgtgggAAATAAGAGTGAAATTGAAAGATGTGAAAAATCGATTGGCAACAACTTAAAAAATCTGACAATAAAGAGTCAAAttcgaaaagaaaaagaataataaagttGTTGCAatgttgaagaaaaaaaaatctcacgtgtaatttgaaaaaaaaaaaaaaaaagggatacCGAGATTGTTtgtgaaaaaaattattgggtgaTCTGGTTagagaagcttatggtataggCAAGCTTAAATGACTATTCCATCTACCTGTACCTAAGCCTATCATTACAAGCCTAAAAAGACTTTTTGATTCTTGATTatgcatatatttatattagtagAGAATAATGAATATTGCAAGCTTATGGAATATATTATGTTAGTGGATCGATAGTTGTATTTGGCATGCATAAATTGCTAGAGTGTGATTATGGTTTCATGAACAGAATGAAAGACTGAAGTGAATCTAACGTGTGATTGAACTGAAATtctgaattaaagtatataaatgaattttttttgtacAAAACCATATTATTTGGCTTACTTGAAAAAATGTGACTCATGTTTCGGTAGATTGACTtatttcatttaagttggttGTTTTTAGTTGTTAGTTCCTCGAGTAAATATTTAGTTTGGGAAAATttattaggctatttttagcctattatTTGTGCAATTTGTAgagttaatttttttcttcattttcactttttggaatagaattacgcttgtaaTCTTTGGTTTCAAGTTTCAACACTTGGAAtatataaattggtcaaatttcaaaaacggcgatctataaaatagagaaaaatttgtaagaaaataaagctgaaacttcaagcctaattTCGACTATGTTCTtatcatatttttgaaaaagtcaaaacatgaagATATAGATCTCTCTTTCAACTTTCCAAAACATCTTCAATCGTCCAATTCCAAGCAATATTGAAAGACTTATGACCAAAACATTATCAGTCATCACACCAGGAAGCTTGTTGCCAAAAATCAAACTTTAAGCGCCCCAACACTACCATGTAGTGTCGAGGCCCGTGTGAAGAATTTTGCACAAAATGTAATTTATGCACTAATCCACTTAAAATTCTTGGATCGCACATTTTTAAGGCTTCGCGTCAAGGAGGACACACACCTCAACACTAGGCCTGTAGTGTCAGGGCGCGCCTAgcaaaaattcaaaaagtggattttttttttcctatttttttaagCTATTACTTGTTaacgatacgtatacttgcgtgttgAAAATACCACAACAACGAaccctaatttcgaattttgaatCACAATCCTAAataggctctgataccatgtagaaaatGGTGAATGAATTGTATATTGTATTTCATaaaatagtgtatatatatatatacaaagctaTAATACTAGATAAGAAACCACTACATACAATTTACTTTAATTTTCACAACTAATATTCTAACATAAAACAACCTCAATTTATAAACAGTGAAATTTtccattaaaattataatttacaatAAATAGGAATTTCCATAAATCTCAAAAAATTGAATATAGCAGAAACAAACAGCAGGCAGACCACAAAAAAACAATAGCACAATTAGGTTCAACTTGCATAAATCACTTAAAAAGTACATGCAAGCAGAGAGATGGGTCTTTTCATTACCATATAAGTATCAAATCatacattttcttttcttttttgttcttCATCTCGTTTTTCAGCATCACAAATTACATCCAACAAACCCACAATGAACAATTAATAAACAGTCAACTGTACCTAAATAAGTATCAAACTATTGCCATATCGTTTGCAATAACTTAACATTACacaaaaagaataatattgacCATACTAATTTCTGAGGCACGGAACCATAACTAATTGCTTCATATATCCTTATTTTCTCTAAACTTTTAGTCCATCAGGACCTATAAAATGTCACAAATTTCAGTTCTTCGAGTTCTCAAATAAGCTATTGGTAAAGTAAGTAGTACTACCACAACATGTCAACAACAACTAAATAAGCCATCCCATTAAGAGCAACAGCAAAGAAGTAGTTCACAATACAGCTCTCCCAAAGTATTTGAGCAGTCCCAGTAAGAgcaacacaattttttttataagccATAAATAAAAGCAACTTAATGATTCATATTCATGTTCATTCAACTATAAGTATAGTACCTGGTGAGAAGGCCCAAAAGCTGCTCACTTTTCACTTCTAAAATTACTTAGTATAACTGAGTGTTGTATGTGATAGCTTAATCTTTGTCtgcaaaaacaaacaaatgaaatgtaagaaataaagaaataatacaAAGGATCAAACCAGATTTGCgctcttaaattaatattagaacAGTCGATAATTTTTACTCCAGCATGATAAACAGAGCAGTAACTGTAATGGATTTAAAAGGACGCAAATTAATTAGAATGAGAACGATAAAGTAGGATAAGGTTCTAACTTAATGCATTACACATCCTTATTCGTGCTGTAAAGAAAACCAGCACATTAATAAACTCACTATGAAAGAAAGGACCCCTAGTTTAGTGAAAGCGAATACTTGTATAAGTTGTGTTCTTAGAGAAACCTAATGGCACCTTCTTCAATTTCCCATCGTATCACCGAATGGTAACAGAAATAGCATATATGCAATTGAACACTACAAACACGCCTATAGACTAGTACATATTATGAGGAATCATTTTCTAATTGACCTCTGAAAGTATTGAAAATATTTCGTCTTTGACAGAAATCGCAGAACTTCCGCCAAACAAACTTCTTTTTAACAGTCAAGTCATAATTCCATTTTCGCCAGTAATTAATTGGACATACTATTCCCCAAACCCAACCAAATGCCCTGCACATCCTTAGAATAAAGATAGATCTGACCAATATTTACAATACACATATCACTGAATAGTTCAAGAATTAGAATGACAGAAAGATACAAAGAAATTGAGCTATCACTATATCAGTTCTTCAAGAAGAAATTAAACCAAACATTCAATCTAAACACAAAACCAAGTCATGGAAAAAGATACATTAGGCCAATTTCGAAGAGCTACATTTTGGGGAAAAAGATACGAGAGAAGAAAAGAGCTCTCTGGGTGAAAAAAGTAAAAGAGATTAAGGGAGCTACAACGATCAAAATCCATCGgcataaaaaagaaaacaagatTAGTACATACACCCAATACAGAGTTAGTCCCATCGATTTTGATAGAGAAATATAAATAGCGAAGGAGAAGAGGAACGTTGGCTAACCACATTAGGAGGAGAGGAGCCGGAAGCAAAGAGAAGCCCTACGCTACACCTTAGTACCTGAACCTGATTGCGTGGAGAATATGACGAATTTGATCAGATTTTCTTAAAAAGAAGTAAAAATCGAACAAAAACGAAAAAcagaatttcttttttcttttttgaagaatatttaattatttttcaatattttttttaatattgttttcatatatatttttatatattattatttatttatttatttttagagaaaaaactattattattaaaaatgagAGTCATTAATAACAACATAATAGATTGGGGAGGAAATTTCCCCCAACCAATAGATAT is part of the Cannabis sativa cultivar Pink pepper isolate KNU-18-1 chromosome 5, ASM2916894v1, whole genome shotgun sequence genome and encodes:
- the LOC115715747 gene encoding dolichol-phosphate mannose synthase subunit 2, with translation MELADKAVGALLSLISLSIFTYYTFWVIILPFVDSDHFIQQYFLPQEYAILFPVFAGVVLLCFLSIFIGLVILKSKKKKA
- the LOC133038384 gene encoding uncharacterized protein LOC133038384 codes for the protein MRASNVTNNLRCILFPTSQVGAASSWFNKFTHHSITSWEQFSKDFKKQFQAARDRRLKASSLTNIRQQPSEMFKAYLSHFSTGAARVRNLDDSTQLTALQAGITTDLSTTGGKLWDDLQGRPVKNITEFNERAQVFVRKEEA